The Buchnera aphidicola (Tuberolachnus salignus) genome has a segment encoding these proteins:
- a CDS encoding ribose-phosphate pyrophosphokinase codes for MKLFTGNSIPKLAKKIAQCLNLQLGKSKVSKFSDGEISVQINENIRGYDIFLIQSTCVPANDNLMELIIMADALKRASARKITAVIPYFGYARQDRRIHSSRVPITAKVIANILSHVGINHILTIDLHAEHIQGFFDIPIDNMFGSLILLQDILKTKLSKPMIISPDIGGIIRAREISKLLKNSDIAIIDKRRPQINVSQVMNIIGDVKNRNCILIDDMIDTSSTLCQAAEALKKKGAKKILAYATHPVFSGNAVKNLKTSKINEIIVCNTIPLSSEIKKLKNLRVLTVAPILAEAIRRINKEKSISEMFKNSF; via the coding sequence ATAAAATTATTTACAGGAAATTCTATTCCAAAATTAGCAAAAAAAATTGCACAATGTTTAAACTTACAATTAGGAAAATCTAAAGTTAGTAAATTTAGTGATGGTGAAATTAGTGTACAAATTAATGAAAATATTCGAGGATATGATATTTTCTTAATACAATCAACTTGTGTTCCTGCTAATGATAATTTAATGGAATTAATAATTATGGCAGATGCTTTAAAAAGAGCATCAGCCAGAAAAATAACAGCTGTTATACCTTACTTTGGATATGCGCGACAAGATCGTCGAATACATTCTTCTCGTGTTCCTATTACAGCTAAAGTAATCGCAAATATTTTATCACATGTAGGTATTAATCATATTTTAACTATTGATTTACATGCGGAACATATTCAAGGTTTTTTTGACATTCCAATTGATAACATGTTTGGTAGTTTAATTTTATTACAAGATATTCTAAAAACAAAATTATCTAAACCAATGATTATTTCTCCAGATATTGGTGGAATTATAAGAGCTCGTGAAATATCTAAATTATTAAAAAATTCAGATATAGCAATTATAGATAAAAGAAGACCTCAAATTAATGTTTCACAAGTTATGAATATTATTGGAGATGTAAAAAATAGAAATTGTATTTTAATTGATGATATGATTGACACCAGTTCTACATTATGTCAAGCAGCTGAAGCTTTAAAAAAAAAAGGAGCAAAAAAAATTTTAGCTTATGCAACTCATCCTGTATTTTCTGGAAATGCTGTAAAAAATTTAAAAACATCAAAAATCAATGAAATAATCGTATGTAATACAATTCCATTATCATCAGAAATAAAAAAATTAAAAAATTTACGTGTTTTAACAGTAGCACCAATTTTAGCGGAAGCTATCAGAAGAATTAATAAAGAAAAATCAATTTCAGAAATGTTTAAAAATTCTTTTTAA
- the prfA gene encoding peptide chain release factor 1 — translation MNKSLLQKLENLSKRYKKLDKLLQNNYKNLTRLEYIKFSKEYSNLSILNNVFMLWKKSLIHIKQTELLLSDIELKNLAIKELIILKKKSNDLLNKLKSLLIPIDPQDNHNCYIEIRAATGGDEAALFSRDLCKMYILYAELNLWKVEIVSKNIGEYGGYKEIILKIIGQGASGKLKFESGGHRVQRIPQTESQGRIHTSSCTVAVMPEFKQSKKIILKNSDLKIDTFRSSGAGGQHVNTTDSAVRITHIPTGCVVECQDERSQHKNKDKALSVLLSKIHTLQLQKQRLKSSLMRKNLLGTGTRTDRNRTYNFPKNRVTDHRINLTLYRLDEILLGNLDLLILPILQEYQTDLLLNI, via the coding sequence ATGAATAAGTCTTTATTACAAAAATTAGAAAATTTATCTAAACGTTATAAAAAATTAGATAAATTATTGCAAAATAATTATAAAAATTTGACACGTTTAGAATATATAAAATTTTCAAAAGAATATTCTAATTTAAGTATTTTAAATAATGTTTTTATGTTGTGGAAAAAATCTTTAATACATATTAAACAAACAGAATTGTTATTATCTGATATTGAATTAAAAAATTTAGCAATAAAAGAATTAATTATTTTAAAAAAAAAAAGTAATGATTTATTAAATAAATTGAAATCTTTATTAATACCTATAGATCCTCAAGATAATCATAATTGTTATATTGAAATTCGCGCTGCTACTGGAGGAGATGAAGCAGCATTATTTTCCAGAGATTTATGTAAGATGTATATTTTGTATGCTGAATTAAATTTATGGAAAGTAGAGATAGTAAGCAAAAATATTGGTGAATATGGTGGTTATAAAGAAATTATTTTAAAAATTATTGGTCAGGGTGCATCAGGAAAATTAAAATTTGAATCTGGAGGTCATCGTGTTCAAAGAATTCCTCAAACTGAATCTCAAGGTCGAATTCATACTTCTTCTTGCACAGTTGCTGTTATGCCTGAATTTAAACAATCTAAAAAAATAATTTTAAAAAATTCAGATTTAAAAATAGATACTTTTAGATCTTCAGGAGCTGGTGGTCAGCATGTTAATACTACAGATTCAGCCGTTCGAATTACACATATACCTACTGGATGCGTGGTAGAATGTCAAGATGAACGATCACAACACAAAAATAAAGATAAAGCTTTATCAGTTCTTTTATCTAAAATTCATACTCTTCAATTACAAAAACAACGTTTAAAAAGTTCTTTAATGAGAAAAAATTTATTAGGAACTGGTACTCGTACTGATCGTAATCGTACTTATAACTTTCCTAAAAATCGTGTAACAGATCATCGAATTAATTTAACATTGTATAGATTAGATGAAATTTTATTAGGTAATTTAGATTTATTAATTCTACCTATATTACAAGAATATCAAACAGATCTTTTGTTAAATATATAA
- the prmC gene encoding peptide chain release factor N(5)-glutamine methyltransferase, translating into MNGEPIAYLIHQKEFWSLKLYVNSFVLIPRVDTEIIIEQVLKKINNFSLKILDLGTGSGAIAIALSYECPKCYVIGIDNNFFSLMVAKKNALSLKLLNIFFLYSNWFSELHKKKFHIIVSNPPYLSFLDFKKLYSNLLYEPYFSLVSGNSGLEHIKYIIKQSPKFLYNNGWLFLEHDYKQTKIIQYFFKKYNFFSIKSYRDYNGYYRVTCGKYVY; encoded by the coding sequence ATTAATGGGGAACCTATTGCATATTTAATTCATCAAAAAGAATTTTGGTCATTAAAATTATATGTGAATTCTTTTGTTTTAATTCCTAGAGTTGATACAGAAATAATAATAGAACAAGTTTTAAAAAAAATTAATAATTTTTCTTTAAAAATTTTGGATTTAGGTACAGGAAGTGGTGCGATTGCAATAGCATTATCTTATGAATGTCCAAAATGTTATGTTATAGGTATTGACAATAATTTTTTTTCTCTGATGGTTGCTAAAAAAAATGCTTTATCTTTAAAATTATTGAATATATTTTTTTTATATAGCAATTGGTTTTCTGAGTTGCATAAAAAAAAATTTCATATTATAGTAAGTAATCCTCCTTATTTGTCATTTTTAGATTTTAAAAAATTATATTCTAATTTATTATATGAACCTTATTTTTCATTAGTCTCAGGAAATTCAGGTTTAGAACATATTAAATATATTATAAAACAATCTCCTAAATTTTTATATAATAATGGATGGCTTTTTTTGGAACATGATTATAAACAAACTAAAATTATACAATACTTTTTTAAAAAATATAATTTTTTTTCTATCAAATCATATCGAGATTATAATGGATATTATAGAGTAACATGTGGAAAATATGTGTATTAA
- a CDS encoding tetratricopeptide repeat protein: protein MIDLTKIDFLNTSIFDIMIEIMSEIKKNFLKNFIKKEIIKNIYSLEKVLCHEDTEIKKIQKILKYFYTIWNFKEIDKKHKVSEIIWLDAVFKFKYGTSFTLGIILLHFFSYFKLPVFPVLFPTQLILKFINIENEIFFLNPVNGEFINTHILELWLKGNISPTCKLCLKDLKISKSTQVIQKILNILKIALIDERKIELSLKVSEILLKLYPKDPYEIRDRGLIFSQLDCYHVAVKDLLYFVENCPEDPISEIIKAQIRTIERKLIIFH from the coding sequence ATGATAGATTTAACAAAAATTGATTTTTTAAATACTTCAATTTTTGATATTATGATTGAAATAATGTCAGAAATTAAAAAAAATTTTTTGAAAAATTTTATTAAAAAGGAAATAATAAAAAACATTTATAGTTTAGAAAAAGTATTATGTCATGAAGATACTGAAATAAAAAAGATTCAAAAAATTTTAAAATATTTTTATACTATTTGGAATTTTAAAGAAATTGATAAAAAACATAAAGTTTCAGAAATTATTTGGTTAGATGCTGTATTTAAATTTAAATATGGTACTTCTTTTACTTTAGGAATAATTTTATTACATTTTTTTTCATATTTTAAATTACCTGTTTTTCCTGTTTTATTTCCTACTCAATTAATTTTAAAATTTATAAATATAGAAAATGAAATTTTTTTTTTAAATCCAGTAAATGGAGAATTCATAAATACTCACATTTTAGAATTATGGTTAAAAGGGAATATTAGCCCTACTTGTAAATTATGTTTAAAAGATTTAAAAATTTCAAAATCTACTCAAGTTATTCAAAAAATATTAAATATTTTAAAAATTGCTTTAATAGATGAACGTAAAATAGAATTATCTTTAAAAGTTAGTGAAATTTTATTAAAATTATATCCAAAAGATCCATATGAAATTCGCGATCGCGGTTTAATATTTTCTCAATTAGATTGTTATCATGTAGCTGTAAAAGATTTATTATATTTTGTAGAAAATTGTCCAGAAGATCCTATTAGTGAAATTATTAAAGCGCAAATACGAACTATTGAAAGAAAATTAATTATTTTTCATTAA
- a CDS encoding acetate/propionate family kinase gives MEKKVILVLNCGSSTIKFSIINFKKKIFLKGVIDYLKTSKVCAMWTHLNFSKEIFYFKKKITYKIGLKFIFNLLKNQFKKYYNNIIGVGHRVVHGGEEIKKTSLITKEILIKIKKSSIYAPLHNPNNLLGIKNSLKYLPHLSDKNVAIFDTTFHSTIPKIAFLYAIPYFFYKKHKIRRYGAHGINYLYITQKSAVLLNKNIYSTNLIICHLGNGASITAIVKGKSADTSMGLTPLEGLVMGTRCGDLDPSIIFYLYEILKIPIKKIKKILMKKSGLLGLSEINSDFRILEKQYKDNIQTEISIKIFCYRLSKYIASYFVPLNGKIDALIFTGGIGENSGLIRKKIIKKIQFLGFKLDKIKNINNNFQKNSSIHQEKSIPIFVIAADEEKMIASETFKILKNCEQK, from the coding sequence ATGGAAAAAAAAGTAATTTTAGTTTTAAATTGTGGTAGTTCTACTATAAAATTTTCAATTATTAATTTTAAAAAAAAAATTTTTTTGAAAGGAGTTATAGATTATTTAAAAACTTCAAAAGTTTGTGCAATGTGGACTCATTTAAACTTTTCAAAAGAAATTTTTTATTTTAAAAAAAAAATTACTTATAAAATTGGATTAAAATTTATTTTTAATTTATTGAAAAATCAATTTAAAAAATATTATAATAATATCATAGGAGTTGGTCATCGAGTAGTTCATGGAGGCGAAGAAATAAAAAAAACTTCTTTAATTACAAAAGAAATTTTAATAAAAATTAAAAAATCTAGCATTTATGCTCCTTTACATAATCCTAATAATTTATTAGGAATAAAAAATTCTTTAAAATATTTACCTCATTTATCTGATAAAAATGTTGCTATTTTTGATACTACTTTTCATTCTACTATACCTAAAATTGCTTTTTTATATGCTATTCCTTATTTTTTTTATAAAAAACATAAAATACGCCGTTATGGAGCTCATGGGATTAATTATTTGTACATTACACAAAAAAGTGCTGTTTTATTAAATAAAAATATTTATTCTACAAATTTAATTATTTGTCATTTAGGAAATGGTGCTTCTATTACGGCAATTGTAAAAGGAAAATCAGCAGATACTTCTATGGGATTAACACCATTAGAAGGATTAGTTATGGGAACTCGATGTGGTGATTTAGATCCTTCTATTATTTTTTATTTATATGAAATTTTAAAAATTCCTATTAAAAAAATTAAAAAAATTTTGATGAAAAAATCAGGATTATTAGGATTAAGCGAAATAAATAGTGATTTTAGAATTTTAGAAAAACAATATAAAGACAATATTCAAACTGAAATTTCGATTAAAATTTTTTGTTATCGTTTATCTAAATATATCGCAAGTTATTTTGTTCCTTTAAATGGAAAAATAGATGCATTAATTTTTACAGGTGGTATTGGAGAAAATTCTGGATTAATTCGTAAAAAGATTATTAAAAAAATTCAATTTCTTGGTTTTAAATTAGATAAAATAAAAAATATAAATAATAATTTTCAAAAAAATTCATCTATTCATCAAGAAAAAAGTATTCCAATTTTTGTTATAGCAGCTGATGAAGAAAAAATGATTGCTTCTGAAACGTTTAAAATATTAAAAAATTGTGAACAAAAATAA
- the pta gene encoding phosphate acetyltransferase — MCENIVKNFKKLLKKKAKEKLRTIIFPESYNKKILQAVSICMTENLINCVLLGNKKRIFLLSKVWKIPLKKNIKIINPKKIYLKYLNRLMFLRSKKGMNIELAKELLLNNSIILSIMILESGKVDGMVAGIEHMTSDVIRPTLQLIQATVKKSFVSSMFFMLLPKKILLYADCALNISPNYVQLSKIALQTADTASQVLIKPRIAMLSYNTGILIKNEMTQKIIQAINLVKKTKKNIIIDGPLQYDAAISTTVSKLKSPNSPLKGKSNILIFPDLNSGNITYKAVQRSSGIISIGPILQGLLKPVNDLSRGASVTDIVYTAILTAIQVSSE, encoded by the coding sequence ATGTGTGAAAATATTGTAAAAAATTTTAAAAAATTATTAAAAAAAAAAGCTAAAGAAAAGTTAAGAACTATTATTTTTCCTGAAAGTTATAATAAAAAAATTTTACAAGCAGTCTCTATTTGTATGACTGAAAATTTAATTAATTGTGTACTTTTAGGTAATAAAAAACGAATTTTTTTGTTATCAAAGGTTTGGAAAATTCCTTTGAAAAAAAATATTAAAATTATTAATCCTAAAAAAATATATCTTAAATATTTAAATCGTTTAATGTTTTTAAGATCTAAGAAAGGAATGAATATAGAATTAGCAAAAGAACTTTTATTAAATAATTCAATTATTTTATCTATTATGATTTTAGAATCTGGAAAAGTTGATGGAATGGTAGCAGGGATTGAGCATATGACTTCTGATGTTATTCGTCCTACATTGCAATTAATTCAAGCAACAGTTAAAAAATCATTTGTGTCTTCTATGTTTTTTATGTTATTACCAAAAAAAATTTTATTATATGCTGATTGTGCATTAAATATTAGCCCTAATTATGTACAGTTATCAAAAATAGCATTACAAACTGCGGATACTGCTTCTCAAGTATTGATAAAACCACGAATTGCTATGCTTTCATATAACACAGGTATTTTAATAAAAAACGAAATGACTCAAAAAATTATTCAAGCAATTAATTTAGTTAAAAAAACAAAAAAAAATATAATAATTGATGGCCCTTTACAATATGATGCAGCTATTAGCACGACAGTCTCTAAATTAAAAAGTCCAAATTCTCCTTTGAAAGGCAAATCAAATATTTTAATTTTTCCAGATTTAAATTCTGGTAATATTACTTATAAAGCTGTCCAACGTTCTTCTGGTATTATTTCTATTGGACCAATTTTACAAGGTCTTTTAAAACCAGTTAATGATTTATCTCGAGGTGCATCTGTAACAGATATTGTATATACCGCAATTTTAACTGCAATACAAGTTTCTTCTGAATAA
- the gyrA gene encoding DNA gyrase subunit A — protein MEDLSKNITPVNIEKELKNSYLDYAMSVIIGRALPDVRDGLKPVHRRILFAMSVLKNEWNKPHKKSARIVGDVIGKYHPHGDTAVYDAIVRMAQPFSLRYTLIDGQGNFGSIDGDSAAAMRYTEVRMSKIAHEMLCDLEKNTINFLPNYDGTEKIPEILPTKIPNLLINGSSGIAVGMATNIPPHNLSEVINGCLAYIHNNEISLKELMKLIPGPDFPTAGIINGKSGIEEAYRTGRGKILIRSKSSLETNIKTKKKSIVIHEIPYQVNKTRLIEKISELIKEKKIEGISTIRDESDKDGMRIVIELKKETISELILNQLYSLTSLQTSFGFNMVALCAGQPRVMNLKNILHEFVMHRQQIISRRSQYELNKYKKRLHILKGFTIALNNINIILEIIKKSNTIHIAKKTLMETPWKIIKKKYNNKTTLNENIQKKYFLSQRQTHAILDIKLHKLTTLENNKIQKEYLTLKKEKKKLIEILSTPKKLISVLEDELLILKKQFSDSRKTKILNQETEILIEDLIPKENVVVTLSHSGYVKYQPITEYNAQKRGGKGKSAAKTKAEDYIQSLLVTHTHDTILCFSSRGIVYWMKVYQLPETSRHARGRPIVNLLPLNKTERITTILPLTKYTASFNIFMATSHGYVKKTSLNQFKKPRNSGIIAIKLRENDELIGVSLTNGFNQVMLFTSKGKAVHFQEKTVRKMGRTASGIKGMKIEKNDKVVSLLIPKKNENILIVTENGFGKQTSSKEFPIKSRATKGIISIKVTPRNGVVIGAIQIQKNDQIMIITNAGTLVRTRVSEVTILKRNTQGVILIRTNKKEKVVALQKVRNTNL, from the coding sequence ATGGAAGATCTTTCTAAAAATATTACACCTGTCAATATTGAAAAAGAATTAAAAAATTCATATTTAGATTATGCAATGTCTGTAATTATTGGAAGAGCATTACCAGATGTTCGCGATGGATTAAAACCAGTACATCGACGTATATTATTTGCGATGAGTGTATTAAAAAATGAATGGAATAAACCACATAAAAAATCTGCAAGAATCGTAGGAGATGTTATTGGAAAATATCATCCACATGGCGATACAGCAGTATATGATGCAATTGTAAGAATGGCCCAACCTTTTTCATTACGTTATACATTAATCGATGGACAAGGAAATTTTGGTTCAATTGATGGTGATTCAGCAGCAGCAATGAGATACACAGAAGTTCGAATGTCAAAAATTGCACATGAAATGTTATGTGATTTAGAAAAAAATACTATTAATTTTTTACCTAATTATGATGGAACAGAAAAAATTCCAGAAATTTTACCAACAAAAATTCCTAATTTACTTATTAATGGATCTTCTGGAATTGCTGTTGGAATGGCAACTAATATTCCTCCACATAATTTAAGTGAAGTGATTAATGGGTGTTTAGCATATATACATAACAATGAAATTTCTTTAAAAGAATTAATGAAATTGATACCTGGTCCAGATTTTCCAACTGCTGGAATTATTAATGGAAAATCAGGAATTGAAGAAGCATATCGAACAGGACGTGGTAAAATTTTAATACGTTCAAAAAGTTCTTTAGAAACAAATATTAAAACAAAAAAAAAATCTATTGTTATTCATGAAATTCCATATCAAGTAAATAAAACTCGATTAATAGAAAAAATTTCTGAGCTTATTAAAGAAAAAAAAATTGAAGGTATTTCTACTATTCGAGATGAATCTGATAAAGATGGAATGAGAATTGTTATAGAATTAAAAAAAGAAACAATTTCAGAGTTAATTTTAAATCAATTATATTCTTTAACATCTTTACAAACATCGTTTGGATTCAACATGGTTGCTTTATGTGCAGGACAACCACGGGTAATGAATTTAAAGAATATTTTGCATGAATTTGTTATGCACCGACAACAAATTATTTCTAGACGCTCACAATATGAATTAAATAAATATAAAAAAAGATTACATATTTTAAAAGGATTTACTATAGCATTAAACAACATTAATATTATTCTAGAAATTATTAAAAAATCAAATACGATACATATTGCAAAAAAAACGTTAATGGAAACCCCATGGAAAATAATAAAAAAAAAATATAATAACAAAACTACTTTAAACGAAAATATACAAAAAAAATATTTTTTAAGTCAAAGACAAACTCATGCAATATTAGACATTAAATTACATAAATTAACTACTTTAGAAAATAACAAAATTCAAAAAGAATATTTAACTTTAAAAAAAGAAAAAAAAAAATTAATAGAAATTTTATCTACACCTAAAAAACTAATTTCTGTACTTGAAGATGAATTGTTAATTTTGAAGAAACAATTTTCTGATTCAAGAAAAACAAAAATTTTAAATCAAGAAACAGAAATTTTAATAGAAGATTTAATCCCTAAAGAAAATGTTGTAGTAACTTTATCTCATTCTGGATATGTTAAATATCAACCTATTACTGAATATAATGCACAAAAAAGAGGAGGAAAAGGAAAATCAGCTGCAAAAACGAAAGCAGAAGATTATATCCAAAGTTTATTAGTAACTCATACACATGATACAATTTTATGCTTTTCTAGTCGTGGTATTGTATATTGGATGAAAGTGTACCAACTTCCAGAAACTAGTCGTCATGCTCGTGGGAGACCTATTGTAAATTTATTACCTTTAAACAAAACTGAACGAATTACTACAATTTTACCTTTAACTAAATATACTGCTTCTTTTAATATTTTTATGGCAACTTCACATGGTTATGTAAAAAAAACTTCTTTAAATCAATTTAAAAAACCTCGTAATTCAGGAATTATTGCAATCAAATTACGTGAAAACGATGAATTAATTGGAGTTTCTTTAACCAATGGTTTTAATCAAGTAATGTTATTTACTTCAAAAGGAAAAGCAGTACATTTCCAAGAAAAAACTGTTCGTAAAATGGGAAGAACTGCTTCGGGAATAAAAGGAATGAAAATCGAAAAAAATGATAAAGTAGTTTCTCTTTTAATTCCAAAAAAAAATGAAAATATTTTAATAGTAACAGAAAATGGTTTTGGCAAACAAACATCTTCAAAAGAATTTCCAATTAAATCACGAGCAACAAAAGGAATTATTTCTATTAAAGTAACTCCTAGAAATGGTGTCGTAATCGGAGCTATACAAATACAAAAAAATGATCAAATTATGATAATTACAAATGCCGGTACATTAGTACGTACACGAGTTTCTGAAGTGACTATTTTAAAACGTAATACGCAAGGAGTAATATTAATACGAACAAATAAAAAAGAAAAAGTAGTGGCTTTACAAAAAGTTCGCAATACTAATTTATAA
- a CDS encoding peroxiredoxin — protein MILTAQKAPNFTASALLPNGKIIHDFNMLKYAKKKYILLFFWPLDFTFVCPSELLEFNTLYEEFEKRNVCLIGISIDSVYTHHAWVHTDLKNGGIGLMKYPLISDLTRNIQSIYGIEHPNLGISLRSSFLIDRDHIVRHQSVNDLPIGRNIHEILRIIDALQFHEKNGEVCPANWTSGKKGIIASPEGIRNYLTQKYKNHIKK, from the coding sequence ATGATCTTAACAGCGCAAAAAGCACCTAATTTTACAGCATCAGCTCTTTTACCTAATGGAAAAATTATACATGATTTTAATATGTTAAAATACGCAAAAAAAAAATATATTCTTCTTTTTTTTTGGCCATTAGATTTTACATTTGTGTGTCCTTCTGAACTATTAGAATTTAATACTTTATATGAAGAATTTGAAAAAAGAAATGTATGTTTGATTGGAATATCTATTGATTCAGTATATACTCATCACGCCTGGGTGCATACAGATTTAAAAAATGGCGGCATTGGATTGATGAAATATCCTTTAATTTCTGATCTTACACGCAATATTCAAAGCATATATGGAATTGAACATCCGAATTTAGGAATTTCTTTAAGATCGTCTTTTTTGATAGATCGCGATCATATTGTTAGACATCAATCTGTTAATGATTTACCAATAGGACGGAATATTCATGAAATACTTCGTATTATTGATGCTTTACAATTTCATGAAAAAAATGGAGAAGTTTGTCCTGCAAATTGGACGTCTGGAAAAAAAGGAATTATTGCATCTCCAGAAGGAATTAGAAATTATTTAACACAAAAATACAAAAATCATATTAAAAAATAA
- the grpE gene encoding nucleotide exchange factor GrpE: MIQEENFEKNLDKETKIDKNFKNEIKKNNIEIQTKKKEIDILKKDINNVKLRYYATLDNIKKNTTKEIKIIKKMLFKNFFKKLYPILLQFKKFLHDTKKKNIDMHPIVKGLKLTQKSFQKNFKIWKIKEINQSSIKYDPNIHILENKDPQLNKSNQKFNLVKIIKHGYMIQDEVIKKAIVKII; encoded by the coding sequence ATGATACAAGAAGAAAATTTTGAAAAAAACTTAGATAAAGAAACAAAAATAGACAAAAATTTTAAAAACGAAATTAAAAAAAATAACATTGAGATACAAACTAAAAAAAAAGAAATCGATATTCTTAAAAAAGACATTAATAATGTAAAATTGAGATATTATGCAACATTAGATAATATTAAAAAAAATACAACAAAAGAAATAAAAATTATTAAAAAAATGCTATTTAAAAATTTTTTTAAAAAATTATATCCTATTTTATTACAATTTAAAAAATTTTTACATGATACAAAAAAAAAAAATATAGATATGCATCCAATTGTTAAAGGCTTAAAATTAACGCAAAAATCATTTCAAAAAAATTTTAAAATATGGAAAATTAAAGAAATTAATCAAAGTTCTATAAAATACGATCCAAATATACATATTTTAGAAAATAAAGATCCTCAATTAAATAAATCAAATCAAAAATTTAATTTAGTAAAAATTATTAAACACGGTTATATGATTCAAGATGAAGTTATTAAAAAAGCAATCGTAAAAATAATTTAA
- the grxD gene encoding Grx4 family monothiol glutaredoxin gives MKKTIKIIKEQICANTILLYMKGTPKHPRCGFSSQAAQILKSFEINFKYIDVLENPNIRKYLPIYSHWPTFPQLWVNQELIGGCNIIVEMFQTGELLKILKNV, from the coding sequence ATGAAAAAAACTATTAAAATTATTAAAGAACAAATTTGTGCTAATACTATTCTATTATATATGAAAGGTACTCCAAAACATCCACGATGTGGATTTTCATCACAAGCAGCTCAAATTTTAAAATCTTTTGAAATAAATTTTAAATATATTGATGTTTTAGAAAATCCAAATATTCGAAAATATTTACCCATATATTCGCATTGGCCAACTTTTCCGCAATTATGGGTTAATCAAGAATTAATTGGAGGTTGCAATATTATTGTAGAAATGTTTCAAACAGGAGAACTATTAAAAATTTTAAAAAATGTTTAA
- the rnt gene encoding ribonuclease T — translation MSTYTQLKPSLCYRFRGFYPVVIDIESAGFHAKTDALLEIAIITLKMNKLGWLKTDEKLHFHIQPFKGSVIQAEAVAFNKIDPFNPLRGAISEYEALKKIFKLVRKKIKEYHCKRAIIVAHNANFDHTFLMEAAKRTKILKNPFHPFTTFDTAALSGLILGQTVLAKACKISGIPFDTTQAHSALYDTMQTALLFCELVNRWKRLGGWPPNVTS, via the coding sequence ATGTCAACATATACACAATTAAAACCATCATTATGTTATAGATTTCGAGGATTTTATCCTGTTGTTATTGACATTGAAAGTGCAGGATTTCATGCTAAAACTGATGCTTTATTAGAAATTGCAATTATTACATTAAAAATGAACAAATTAGGATGGTTAAAAACAGATGAAAAACTACATTTTCATATCCAACCTTTTAAAGGATCTGTAATACAAGCTGAAGCAGTAGCTTTTAACAAAATTGATCCTTTTAACCCTTTGCGAGGAGCTATTAGTGAGTATGAAGCTTTAAAAAAAATTTTTAAATTAGTTCGAAAAAAAATTAAAGAATATCATTGTAAAAGAGCTATTATTGTAGCTCATAATGCTAATTTTGATCATACTTTTTTAATGGAAGCAGCTAAAAGAACAAAAATTTTAAAAAATCCTTTTCATCCTTTTACAACTTTTGATACAGCTGCATTAAGTGGATTAATCTTAGGTCAAACAGTATTAGCAAAAGCATGTAAAATTTCAGGAATTCCTTTTGACACTACTCAAGCACATTCTGCTTTATATGACACTATGCAAACAGCTTTATTATTTTGTGAATTAGTAAATCGTTGGAAACGATTAGGCGGATGGCCACCTAATGTTACTTCATAA